ATCTGAAGCACTTAAGGTGATGAACCAGTCCCAATCTGGGTTTAGTTTAAGAAGCAAAGCAGCAGCATGCAGAGGAGCAGAAAGAGCAGAAGATCCCATCCTATTGATGGCATAACTTTTCCCAATGACATTCACGTTTCCATATTCCTCAAACACCTTAATGGATTTAACTGAAATAGCTAAATCCATTCTTTCAGACTCAGAGGAACGATCATCAAGCTGAAGTAGGTACTGATTTCTTGGATGGTATAAAGCCTTCAGCAGCCTCAACATCTTCTTACTCTCTCCTTTGCTGCCAAGTATCCAATATGCAAGCACAGGAGGGTACCCTTTTCCTTTTGATATAACATGCTTAGGATTGAAGTGCCGTAACTTAGATATTGTGGCATAAGAAACATTTGGAGCATTCAATCTTGAAACTGTTCCATACAACACCAAACATACAGCAAAAATCAGAAGGAATAGACGATAATCCAATCCCCTACATGGAAATTTGGATGTTCTCATTGAAGTGGTTGTATGTGGATGTAAAGAAAGGTTcttgaaagattaaaattcagATAAACTTGGTTGCCATGAAGAAGTTCATCTCTTATGAAAGCAGTTTCAGTAACAAAATTTGCCTTTGATCTGACTTCGATCTGGGGATCTAATGCATAGATGAAGTCTTCAAATGCTAATGAATCCCAACAAATATAAAGGTGGGAGATACTAAGGTAcattagagaaaaatatttataatgataatatatatgtgGATTAATAATTCAACTTAAAGCGAGAGGAGTAAGGTAAAAAATCAGTGTAGAAGGTGTGAATGTGATTGAGAATGGAAAAAAGGTGAAGGATGTTGAAACTTGTACCTAACGTTTGAAAACTTGAAATGGAAGGCAACAAAAAGCAGGGTTGCAAGTTTGAAAGCTTATTATGACCCTTTCTGTAAACAAGAAACTATTTGTTCGTTggagattaaaaaattagtgaaaatGATATGTGATGAGAGGGAGTTTACATGCACTATTTTTCCGCGAATAAAATGTTATTCGATCACTCCATCTCAGTCAAAGGTAAATGGCTATTTTTTTTGGCTGTTACCAATTTATCTATACCGTTCTTACGTTATTGTTCTTTGGTTTCACTAAATTGCCACTTGTTCGAACATCATGTTAACCTTTCACAAAgagattcaagaagaaagtggtGAACTCTCTACACTTTGattcttaacattttaattgatttagaaacgatttcagactcaatgcaagTCCGTGCACTGCAGGGATGACATGAAAATCACTTGTAGACAAAATCGTATCAACATGTGCTCTAACTTATTATCTGCATCAACgttctttaatttattgcaaTTAAATGATACGACTGTAAAGGCCCATCAGAATTTTTAAGGAACTTAGTATTCAAACATGACTATTTAAAACGAAAAAGTTGATAGAAAAAggtcaaaacaaaaaagtatgtaaaatgattgtaaaattttacttttacctGTTTTCTTTGAATCATAACTACGAAAAATACAACAGTTTTATTTCTATTACAAGATAATATATCTatctttttctaatatttttcctTAACTACTCCACTCaacttaaatataagtaaacaTACCTAATTTCACATTGTTTAAGGATATTGGTTAactttatttgattttcttgatttcatataaaaataattatattttgtaaacTACACTTAGTCATATTTATTAGAGACCATGCTTacatttgaaataatttaagaatattttttggaatgataacattaaataggATTATATTAGTTGAAATTTGCATATGTTTAAATCTATCAAacagactttttttttacttatatttgaatagaaagaaaatatacttgagaTAATAACATGCACTTGGAATAGTTTACTTACAATTTATTTGagcttatttatttatgacaTAAGCACTTGTTTATGACATGTCTATGAATTATTTacaacttataatttatatgaaaacattttttatacaaaaataataattacattttatgttaagaaaataataatttgataattttttaattaataaaaataaaatcatataacttatttatttatactatttttcactcatttaaataaatagagagaaatttctcatttattttgctCTTATTTCTATCCATCCAAAATATGATTTTCCACTTTATTTGTTTTACATTTCTCTATTGCACTATTAATCCAAATAAACCATTAGTTTTCGTAACGGGTGGaatgcattatatatatatatatatattgtgtaaCGAAAAACTATATGTTgcactatatttatttatttatttattgtgtaactaaaaactatatattgtttttggaatataaaaattatagtttcaatcatattgtatattataatattatcaaatttgcgttgcttatttttatttttgaatatgtTCATCAAAAGTgaattaggaataaaaaaagtatttattaatcTGGTTTTATTTATCTCCCAAtccaattttatattaatcaagATACTTTTTCATGATGATcgagagttaaaaaaaaaactgtttctttttgtttaagatACGGATATTGACCACAAgatcttagttttttttattcatatgttCTTTTCTGTTAGaagtttttaaaagtatttccGGTATTATTGATTGCAGGCTGAGAAGGttagaattttcttttataacatGTTTTTCTCCCATCATATTCGCATGGAAATatgaaaaagttattgtctGATATACATGTActtctatttctatttatatttcaattgtttcaaattttaaaaaattattttcagaaatATTAAAATGCAACCAAACGCCgcgcgcatatatatatatatatatatatatatatattaaaatacccAAAGATGATATTCCTATAATATATTTCTAGGGATAACAATTccataaatggaaaaaaaattcggGTGTGTAATAACTTAAAACCGTGAAAcaaatgttttataatttttttcatccggtccttttgtatttttaatgatttgtatcttttattaatttttcgtCAGCATTAATTCTTGTtgttcatttttcaatttcactAGCAGTATACTAGATACTGAACCCGTGCGATGAACCGGACAAGAAATTATAAgagtataatttatatttttatagaataatattttattttttttatgtaaattaaaaaCGCTAAGATGATGATATTTTGATAAAGTAAGATGATGCATTTGATCAAGACCCATATTGTTGTCTAAAAAGATTGGAGACAAAATCTTAATATAGAAACTGATCTTTAAAATCGCAACACTCTTTCAGTTTTAGATCCAACCGTAGCTTGGTTTCTTGATATGCATTCATAACCCCTATTTGACCTAAGAATTAGTCGCACCATAATCAAATAAATGCGTcacaaatttgattaaattacaCTACCCAACATTCTTAATGAAAAAATGATTACCATTGAATGTTTTCAGCCTACACAGATGTAAAATAACTAACATAgtgtcatgtttttttttttttttgggtagatATTAATGCATTTCCTTGTCAAATTATCCCCCATAAAGTATAAATTACCATTTTATTGTAATAacgtaaacaaattaatttaatcttttcaaAATTGTGATATTGAATTGACTATAGTTTTTGACATTATAAGATATAGGATAGGATGTCTGCATCAaagtatagtttttttattactactataattatgtttttttttttcatatctatATACATGTCCTCTATACAAAGCCTTATTAATATCATTCCTCTATACGCCATGTCTTTTAGAGCATAGACCCGTGCATGCAGAGAGTGAGCTTTTGAGCTTTTTTTTAGGTTTGTATAAAATGTATATTgacaaatcttattttattattgaaaataaattccTAATCACGTTTCCAATTCttagtattaaataatataggacaaatattcttaaatacttttacaaagtataatattaaattttttaaagcatCCCTCAATATAAACCAATgaagcgtttttttttttttcaattaaaaagtttATACAAACCGAAATAATAAACCGCCCAGGCATGcattcaaatccattttgttccaatatttgttaaaaacacATAAAACGTCAGAAGCAAAAGTCCAAAAATACTTGGAAGTATAAAGTATCAAGAAACAAtattcttaaacttttttttaacatatgtcTTGGTTGGTTTCATTCCTTGCGACTCCCAAATAAACACGACAATTCCTTATTGTTCTATAAAATGCCCTCCCTTTTTCTGATCTTTTCCAAATCCGGTTAGCACACACAAATTGTTATGACCTGGCAATTAATAAATCCAATATTTATATGAACATACACtagtaataacaaaagaaaaataacacacAAATACCGTTGATGCACGATTATTTTCTACTCTTTAGTTCCCGTTGAAGATAACACAATTAattatcttcatcatcatctagTACATCAATTGGAGGAGAAACAATAGTGAGTTTAGAATGCAAGGAATGAACATTCTACCTCTATCATAATcttaaatgtatttaaataataCATCCTTATCCAACCACCATCACGCAAAATATACTATCTCTTAATTTGCATCCAGCCATTAGTAGAGTATAATAatccataatttttctcaacACAAACATCTATTATATTGTCACATGTGTTTCAACATATCTTCTTAATAATTTATAGTAAACAACCGTGATATTCTACCATAAGCAGTATCAATACATAGAAAAGACACAAATCAAACTCACAAATACACAAATCATCCTTCTTAGTTTTTGATGATGATCCTCCTCTTGTCATCAATACATAGTCGTTATCAAAGATAAAGAGAACACATTAGAAAAGACACCCGAAGTGATGCGTCCAAATcttttatatgaaattaattgaGCTGAAAGAAGGATTATAGAAAACAAAGCCTTTAAGAGGAACATGAAACGTAAAATTTAAGCACACgtgtagaataaaaataaaatgcacaCGTATAACTTACAAATATAGTATCTTATAAATAAGTCATAATGGTTTAATTGGTAACGAAACAATGCATATTattggtttaatttatttattatattattagttcTATCTTACAAATTTcagtgaaaataatatttaagcaGTATCAACTTAATTATACatacttaattaataatatatttcaacAAATACTGTATATATTATCCTATACTTTTGACTttctgtcttttattttttgtaataatttaaaaatgataaaataactaGAGATTTGTTACAAAAGATAGAAAACCTGCAgacttttgtaaaattttaaaaataatcagttttcagtttattataataaacaaatcttcttttttttaaaaaaaaagtttaaccaAACTCAGTGGTATTGGGGGGTGAGAGTTGGAAGTGGTATTTGAGTTGGCAAAGCAAAAGCGATGGCAATCTCAATCTGAATTAATCTCATTCTTCAGCCCACAGAGTCACCAATCTAATCTAATCTGAGTAAAATTGGATTCGAAAGGAACAGAGGGACAAATAAAGGAATATTATTGTATTGTATATTTATCATTGTCAACCTCAACCTCTCTATACGCTAATTAAGGTTTATTACAATACAATAGCATCCATTGTCGgattctttttcctttcccaAAACTAACTCAAACTTCTATGGAAGCACTCTCCTTCATCCCCAAAGACTCTTGCTCACTTCTCCTTCGccctccttcttcttcctctgtcAGAACAGCGCCGCCACTTGCTTTCTTCAAAACCACCCAACACTCTCACTCGCACCTTCTCCGTCTTCGCGTTTCTGCTCTCCCAAACACCGACGCCGCCGATGAACCCACCAACGACTTCACCTTGGCGTCTCAACCTCTGGTTCTTTATTCCTCCCTTCCTTTTTTACCATACATACcgtaaaatcaatttcaaaccTTTAGACTTTGGAATTGGAGGTGGTGCCCTttctcaacatttttttttttttttattaaaccacTCTCCTTCTTAAACCCTATTCACTATTCTATTCTGCTTATTATTATTGCGCATTTTAATCAACTTGTTCCAAAACGAGATCATGATACTCATGGCTTATGTGTCTTTCATTAGGAATTAAATTTTCATCTCCAAACCGAATTCCCTCTCTTTAAGTTTCATGTTGTTTTTACTTGACAGTTCATGGAAATTTCACAACAATAGTCAATAGGGTCGTTGATTGGTCATTTCTTTTTTGCTCTTATCTTATGCATCCTAATCAACAGATATGTTATCTTTGACTTTTCACTTAGTTTGGTGCCCTTTCCATTGTGAAGGAAAATTTAAGCCATTCCGAGACCGAGAGTTCCGAAGATGATCAAGATGCGCCGTCACAAATGGGCATGTCGTGGTCAACGATCACAGCCCCAGCTGGAAGTGGATCGGGTGGTGGCACCAGGGCTGGACTTTTCAGAACACCCATTTCTGGTGGCGTGCAGAGTGCCACCTCAGCTCACGGTTTACCTAGACCGGCTTTAGCAGTACGCAATTTGATGGAGCAGGTAAGCTGCTGGTGTTTGTTTATGGCaaaactttgaatttgtttttgtatATTCAACTGTATAACTGAATCTAGCACAATTAACTTCTTGGATtcccttttattaatttttcgtTGCCTTTTCCTTCTATAATTCAAGGCAAGATTTGCTCATTTGTGCACTGTAATGTCTCGTATGCACCACCGACGAGAAGGATATCCATTTGGTTCTCTGGTTGATTTTGCACCAGACTCAACGGGTCGTAAGTCAACAATTCTTCATTTGCTTGATTAGTTACTTCCATTCAGTCATGAATATTTGATTCACTTATGGATTTTAGTGCCTAGTTGTTTTTCCATTGTTCAAATAGGAGATTAAGTTAGGAGTTCTGCCCCAAGGTCCATATGTGTCACAAtcatgataataaatatttgatggaCTCAGCTAAGTTGATCGGGTAGAGATAATTAAATTGTTGTAAATTGGGCATGCATTATAGATGTTTCCCATCTAGTTTTGATCTTTGCTGAGAAATGAGTGAGAATATGATAGGAACTCAAAATTAGGATATAAAATAGGGAGACCAAGCGCCTTACAAACAGAAGTAGCCCTCTGTTAGTACTAAAATATAGAAGAAAACAGGAAGATAACTATGGAGATTGTGCAGCAGAACAGAATACTTCATCAGTTCAGCCCACCCGAGCCTTTCCACCTCACTCAATTCTTACTTATCTGTTACACTTTTCCTTCCCCCTTTTTACCCACTGGCCCACAGTTCAGGTACCACCACTCAACATGTGACAGCTATCTGTGTTGTTACAGCCTTCCCACCCTCtaatcaatgttttaaaaatcagACCAGTCATGGAAGGCTGAAGACATTTGCTGTTCTGATTGTGGTTGAAATGTACataattcaatatatatttaatattatataacataataaGTAATAAACTAATATAAACTCACAAGAAATATAGTtaggtaaaattttaaattagcttAAAATGACTGTATTATTTATCTTGCAAGGTAATGAAAAGCTAACGTTTCATACGTGACCTTTATATGTTGGCAGTGGACCTTGTTTGGccaaacaaatattttagttgaattaaaaattgaaaaaatcaaaacaaccaGTTCATACTACCAGTTTTCTGAACCAGCTGGTCTATTGTTTTTAATCTGTGCTTCTATCGGACTCTTCCCTTGACATCTTCTCTGCAGTCGGCATTCTTCCATTTTCTCCAATTCCCCTCCCGCTTCTCCTTTCTTACATATGCAGCCCATCACTTCTATTTAGCCCATCTTTCTTTTTGTAGCATAACATGTGCTATGAGTAAGAGCATGTGGGGACTGAGGAATGAGAATGAGATTCATGTTCCTGCTTTAGTTGGAATATGGGCATGAATTACAGAATATTCAAATCTAATTGATAATTGTAGATACTACATaaacataaagaaaataaagagtaCATAAAAGATGCACAGTCCACCTCAAGATTCATGTGTTATAAAGTGCTCCTTGATTCATATCTGCTGTCTGTCTCATGATGCCCAGTGTTAATTGTGGAACACTTATGGTTTGCTTGTCTGTTTGTAGTGTTTATCTATAAATCATGCCTTATATTCTTCATTTGTAGAtccaatattttcattttctcctcTTGCGATTCACACAAGGAATTTGTTGGCTGACCCAAGATGCACACTGGTTGTCCAGGTTTGCAATTTGACATTTCTCATCTAAAGTTTTAGACTTCTGATTCTTGTTTTTCTCCATTTTGGGTTTTATTGACAGTTATATTTATTAGATACCTGGATGGAGTGGCTTGTCCAATGCAAGGGTAACTATTTTTGGGGATGTCTATCCACTTCCAGAAGATCAACAGGTTGTTTGctgattaatttgtttttgtggATCAGCTAATGTGCACTTGTTTGTACCTTTAGTTATTCATATAGAGATACTTTTTAGTTAGAGGTTTATTTGTACATGTCATGATATCTATTTGACTATTTGTACACTAACAGGAATGGGCTCATAAGCAGTATATTGCGAAGCATCAACAGGGTCCTTCTCAACAATGGGGCAACTTCTACTATTTTAGGATGCAGAATATAAGGTTGGCTTCTTTCCAGCTATACATAAATGGGATATATCtagtaattttttcttaaaaaaattattttatatagtgAGAGGAGTAAATCTTGATCATACAATCATACATAGATGATCAAGATTATGTGGTCAATATTAAAGACTACTTAAAATCACACGATCACATAAAGTCATGTGACTTGTTAAAAAATCACATGACTTTTGAGTTTTAATATTGATCATTCGTTATGAGATTTAATAGTCAATATTTGTTCCTCTCACTTTCACATAAAAATGGCCCTCTAATTTGATATATTGCCTACACTCTCCTTCACACACACAAGCAGCTACTGCCAAGTTGATTGTATTGAATGAATAATCTTTTGAGCAAATTCTCTTGCATATTTTTGGGGCATTTTACCTGGGCCTGGTTTATAAGTGTCAATATTTGTCGAAGAACCCAATATCCTAGATTTTGACAAgacaaatagttttttttatgttgatttaCGAAACAATCATATTTTAGGTACTTGGTGAAGCATCAATAACATGCTCAGGTCTTTTGTAtccttttgaatttttcataaaaaatattgttccttaagaaaaaatatagtgCTTGCGAACAACAGAATCCATGAAGAATTGggaaattaaaattcatcatGTCATTTGGTACTATCATTATCAACCTGCATAGCTAATTTAATCAGTTCATTATTGGCAGGGACATATATTTCATTGGAGGCTTTGGTACTGTTGCTTGGGTGGATGTAAAGGAATATGAAACCCTTCAACCTGATAAGATTGCAGTCGATGGTGGTGAACAGTATTTAAAGGTGAAATTTCTGATTTCTTATTCTACAAAGGGAGTTAAAGGAAATAATTTCTTGTGTAGGCAAAagtaaataatcttattttaaaaacaattttatatgctAAAAttgtttctctcttctcccaCATTTTAGAAGAAACTTATGGGATTGGTTTGGATGGGGCatcctaattttttttggcCTAGTAGTTGGAGATGGATGTATAACATGTTGGCACATTCGAGGCCTTAATTGGGGTTGGTTTTGTGGGGGTTCCTAGTTGACCCCAGTACTTTCCCTTGTGTATTACTTATTGATCGATTATGTAAACCTGCCCTAGAGTTATATCACGTCATTGCTTGGCTTTATGTTTGAAATAATAGGAACTCAATGCTATCTTCTCAAAGCCCCTAAAGAAGCTTCTATCTAATGAGACCGAGGTAGATGACGCTGCACTCATATCTATAGACAGCAAAGGAACTGATATTAGGGTCCGTCAAGGTGCCCAGGTATGTTTTTTTGACATTAGTTAGATTTGGCTTTCTAATTCTAATATTTCTAGCTGCTGTCTGTATCATTTATTTGAGGTCTTGTATGCAGTTCAACATTCAGAGGATATCATTTGATGAAGGACAGAGTGTAGAAACATTGGAAGAAGCTAAAGCTGCTCTTCGGAAATTAATACACAAAGGAAAAGTGTACAATTTGCAGAAATAAGATGTTGGATGTCCTCTTCCCCTTTGACTAGAGTAGACAACAAGATATGGAACCATGCGAGTTTCTAATCGGACTTTAGAATggttaattttatacattttgcCTGGTTGACATGCACCAGACAGTGTATTATATCCATGCATCTGCAAGCATATTTGCTAAAGTCTGATCGTGAGAGGACTTTTTGTGGGCTATACCACCATAGTCAAACTAGAAATAATATATCAGAACTCAATAAATAATAGTATGCTTCTCCCCCCTAAATTCCTCACTTGAATTCCCCTTCCATGCGTGGACTGTAAAATGCCAGCCAAGTTTGATTTAAGTTTGCGTGCTGTATTAGCTGATAGTAAACAATAATCTCagatttataaataaaacactccgctaatttcttaatcaaatgaACATTCATTATCTTTCTACTGGAGAAAGAGATATTTGTAACCTTTTAGCAAGTAATAAAAAggtacaaacatttttttttaaagattagaGTTAGAAACAGGTAGCTCACGTTtggaaattttatattattattttaaaaaaaatattttgaaaaatatttctttttggtcttaaaaaaaattaaaaattcaaacatgATACATGCACTTGACACATTCTTTATTTCAGATtgaaattatgtatttattattttgtctcaATTAAAAGGtgataaatagttaaaaaaaagtaaaattaacgTTGGTTTTCGTAGAGTAAAATTTCTCACGgttgaataaatgagaaaaCAGAGGAAGGGTTGATTTTAacccaataaaaaataacttttttttacatctTTCTTAAAATACTTACTTATCcaaaattcaatatttaataaaaaaaatataatttagtattcaagaaaagaatatatattttttcttttcacttacttatttatttcatatttcttttatactaaataactcttaaaatttactccttttttagtcactttctttttgttcatatccTTTTCAATCTACActctttccattttctttttcaaaccaaATAGAGTACTTATTTAAAAGAAGGAATGTACAGTATATATgtcatagatttttttttttggacagcATATGTATGTATGTCATAGATGGGAACCACAGTTTCCGTTAATTGAACAATGTGGAAGTTAGTTATGCATTCGGATGCAGAGTGAAGACAAAGAAAGTGGACACGTAATGTAGTTGACTGAACGAACCACACTCAGTAGAATTGTGGTGAAGCAAAAGCCTCCTAATCCTatgtaatagtaataataagcACGAAGGTCTTTTGCCTGTGCCTGGATCATTaccattattttattgtaatataataatatgcacgatgatgattatattattattattattattattttttatttagatacttttgattcattctttctttttggTTGTCTTGTCCAGATAGATAACAAACATGACATGGCATGGTAGCCAAGCCAAGACATGTTGAAACAAAAGGCAAGGCTCATAATTTCACATACACGACAAACCAAATGGGCACCCCACTCACCCTCAATCTCTTTCCACATCACCATTTTTACCATTTCCTTCAACTTCAACCCATCCGTCACACAGTCACAAACAACACATTCATTCATTTTACCAATTACCAATTACCAATTACCAATTACCaattatctctctctctcaccaGCATGTCATTTGCCTCAAACAAACCCTTTCCTTCTCTTGCTCTCCCTGCATCCATATAAAAATAACACCACctggttgttttgttttgttccaATCCAAGAAGCATGGAAGAGTCTGAGGGTAGTACAAGTGGGAATCACAGTTACAGCAGCTGTGGATCACCAATCAGCAACATGGCTCAAGACTACCTCTTTACtattctcctcctcctccccaTAGATGCAATCCTCTCCCTATCCATCACTTGCAAGAGATTCAGGGCTCTCACTTCCTCACACACTCTATGGAAATCTTTGTGCAAAAGGGACTTGGGTTCCACTTGTGTTGACTCACTTTCCAGTAACAACCAGCATCGTCACTTCCCTTGGATGAGGCTCTACAAGCAAGTCTCTCAGATGGATTCTGTTTGCTGTCATAAACTACTTGTGTCAGATTTGGATTTCCCTGCAGCCAGAGCTTCTCACTCTCTCAACTTTGTCTCCGACTGTCTTGTCTTGTTTGGTGGCGGCTGTGAGGGAGGTTCGTTCGTTTCTctccatctttcttcttttattcctCACCTCATCAACAAAATTGGATTCGGTTACTATTATCTCATCATGTCTGTCCCCTAAGATGGAGAAAAGGGAGACAAGTTCTGTCCTTTCCCCCACTACAAAAGGAATCCAATTCAACACTAAATTATTAAACTAACCCAATTTTGTACGGCATTATTATGCCATATGTAACATTCAATTGAGCCATCTAACTATTACATCTTCCACTATTTTAGTTGGTTGGTACTTGTTTAGGTGATCGGCCTTATATTTAAGGATGACGTGAGttcgttatttttttttttttattgtcaagtTTGATTATCATGTACCATATTTTATCAATTGAAAGAGTTAATTGTATATATTGGGCTTTCTTCTTTACAACAATTAATATCATAAAGCATGTCAACTTACCCTGAACACTTCAGGTCAGCGTGCCCATGAAACTAGAACCATCTCCCTCCTTTGCTCTCTCTTCTCCATTCACTAATTATTTATGACTGCTTTTTTCTGTTGCATTTTATGtgcaaattgaaaagaaagagaCTCCAAAAAGTTTACCTTCATGACATCTACTAGTGTTTCCATCCCTTACTAGTGACCGCTTGATGAAGAAATCAATGAAATAGTGAAAGGGAACTATTGACTAAGCAAACACTATATATAATAGGCCACATTCTATTTGTTGCAAGTCGGTAGAGCCTCTCCTTGTTATGAactgtaatgttttttttttttt
This region of Glycine max cultivar Williams 82 chromosome 7, Glycine_max_v4.0, whole genome shotgun sequence genomic DNA includes:
- the LOC100785526 gene encoding uncharacterized protein; this encodes MEALSFIPKDSCSLLLRPPSSSSVRTAPPLAFFKTTQHSHSHLLRLRVSALPNTDAADEPTNDFTLASQPLENLSHSETESSEDDQDAPSQMGMSWSTITAPAGSGSGGGTRAGLFRTPISGGVQSATSAHGLPRPALAVRNLMEQARFAHLCTVMSRMHHRREGYPFGSLVDFAPDSTGHPIFSFSPLAIHTRNLLADPRCTLVVQIPGWSGLSNARVTIFGDVYPLPEDQQEWAHKQYIAKHQQGPSQQWGNFYYFRMQNIRDIYFIGGFGTVAWVDVKEYETLQPDKIAVDGGEQYLKELNAIFSKPLKKLLSNETEVDDAALISIDSKGTDIRVRQGAQFNIQRISFDEGQSVETLEEAKAALRKLIHKGKVYNLQK